DNA from Acidobacteriota bacterium:
GAAAACGTCCGGCGATCCAGAGATCGCCGCGCTCGCCGGGGAAGTCGCTTCGAGCCGGGCCCGCCTCGCGCACATCACCATCGGAGGCCCCGACTCCAGGCACCCGGAGGCGTTTCGGGAGCGGATCGATCGCTCGCGACGGGACGTGGAGCATGCGGAGCGGGCGCTCGCCGAAAGGAGCCTGACGTTTCGCCAGAAGATGGCGGCCGATCGGGCCGGGCTCCGCGAGGTCGCGGCGAGCCTCCCTCGCTCCACCGCACTCGTGGCCTTCGTCCTGTACCGTCCTCCTGCCTGGTTCGCGAGGACGGCACCGGCCGCGGGGACTCCGCCCCACGGCCTCCAGTACGCGGCTTTCGTCCTGCGCGCCGGGGAAGAGGCCCCGACCCTCGTCCCGATGGGGCCGGCCGCCGAGATCGACGATCTCGTGGCGGCGTGGCGGAAAGAGGCATCGCAGGAGGCGATCCGCCCGGGCCTCACGTCGTCCGATCTCGAGGAGCGGTACCGGGCAGCCGCCTCGGCGCTCCGCGAGCGAACGTGGGATCGGCTGGCGCCCGCGCTGGCTCGCGCGAAGCGTGTCTTCGTCGTCCCTGAGGGGGCCCTCAACCTGGTGAACTTCGCCGCGCTTCCGTCAGGCGATGCGACGTATCTCGTCGAGACGGGGCCGGACATCCACTACCTCTCGTCGGAGCGCGACCTCGTCCCTCAGGCGGGGAGATCGCCCGCGGGCACGGGGATCCTCGCCGTCGGGGGACCGGCCTTCGACGACGCGTCCACGTTCGCGAGGTTGGGAAAAGGTGCCGCGATCGTGAGGGCGTCGGTCTCCCCGCAGGCGGCGGGAGGGGATCCCTCCCCCGAACCCGACGGACATCATCGTCGTCGGACCCGGCCTGTGAAGTGCTCGGACCTGAGCTCGATCGTCTTCGAGTCGCTCCCCGAGTCGGCTCGCGAAGCCGAGGCCGTGGCGGCCATCTACTCCTCGCGGTCGGAGGGGCGGACGATCCTCCTCGGCGGCGCGGGGGCGACCGAGTCGGCCGTCAAGAAGCTGGCTCCGGGGCGCCGGATCCTGCACCTGGCGACGCACGGTTTCTTCCTCGAGGGGCCGTGCTCGCCGTCGCCCGACGCGGCGCGGGGAGGCGACAATCCTCTGCTTCTGTCCGGGCTCGCCCTCGCCGGAGCGAATCATCGCGACGCCGCGAGCCCGGACGAGGACGACGGGATCCTCACGGCCGAGGAGATCGCCGGATCGGATCTCTCGGGGGTCGAGTGGGCCGTGCTTTCCGCCTGCGACACGGGGTCGGGGCGGGCCGAGGCGGGGGAGGGAGTCTTCGGCCTCCGGCGGGCCTTCGAGGTCGCGGGGGCGCGGACGCTGATCATGAGCCTCTGGCCGATCGACGACGAGGCGGCGCGCCGGTGGATGGAGGCGCTCTACGAGGCCCGCTTCGTCCGGCGTCTCGACACGGTCCGCTCGGTCCGCCGTGCGAGCCTCGAGACGCTGCGGCTCTACCGCAAGCAGAACCACACGTCCCATCCGTTCTACTGGGCCGCCTTCGTGGCGGCCGGTGACTGGCATTGAAGGGGATTGCCGCCGGAGCGGCAGGGGAGAGCGACCATGGATCGCATGAAGCTCGTGATCGAGGATGCCGACATCGTCGCGTGGGCGCCGATCAACAACTGTTTCACTTTCCGGAAGACACCCGCCTGCAGACTCGACAGGGATTTCTGGAACGGGATCCTCATCCAGCTGGGCGCGTCCACGCGTCCTTCCTTCTGGCCTGACGATCCACCCCATAAGGGCAACGGGGGGCCGTACCACAACTTCTTCGGCTCGATCAGATTTCAGCGAGCGGACGAGAGCCCGGTCCTGATCCGCGTTGGCGGATTCAAATGGATCAACATCGTCCCGGTGAACGACGGCCGCAACGACCCGGTGAAAAGCG
Protein-coding regions in this window:
- a CDS encoding CHAT domain-containing protein, which gives rise to MRETGEYSEAREVLERALRIEERAYGDRHSYIASTVFNLAQLLGLMGDIAEARRAYERSRAIWERLVGPDTPEVASCLNELGELSESVHDYGEARQIYNHALAIREAKLPPEHDDIAQTLTGLARVEAATGNGAGARALGERALGIRQASLGPDHPDVAATLNDLAGFLADAGEEARARSLYETALGIREKVLGPTSPLVGKTLGDMGDLLARDGQLTPALDAALRAEEISRDHLRLTSRTLAERQALGYASVRVSGLHLAEWIALESGKELPEAGRRAFDAVIRSRALVLDEMAARNRVPKTSGDPEIAALAGEVASSRARLAHITIGGPDSRHPEAFRERIDRSRRDVEHAERALAERSLTFRQKMAADRAGLREVAASLPRSTALVAFVLYRPPAWFARTAPAAGTPPHGLQYAAFVLRAGEEAPTLVPMGPAAEIDDLVAAWRKEASQEAIRPGLTSSDLEERYRAAASALRERTWDRLAPALARAKRVFVVPEGALNLVNFAALPSGDATYLVETGPDIHYLSSERDLVPQAGRSPAGTGILAVGGPAFDDASTFARLGKGAAIVRASVSPQAAGGDPSPEPDGHHRRRTRPVKCSDLSSIVFESLPESAREAEAVAAIYSSRSEGRTILLGGAGATESAVKKLAPGRRILHLATHGFFLEGPCSPSPDAARGGDNPLLLSGLALAGANHRDAASPDEDDGILTAEEIAGSDLSGVEWAVLSACDTGSGRAEAGEGVFGLRRAFEVAGARTLIMSLWPIDDEAARRWMEALYEARFVRRLDTVRSVRRASLETLRLYRKQNHTSHPFYWAAFVAAGDWH